AAGTCGACATTGATTTGCTGACTTTTGTACAGGGTCGACAACGAGCTCAACTCCATCAAGGGCGGCGGCGCTTGTCAGCTTCGTGAAAAGGTCCTCGCAGAGGCTGCTGATACGTGGATCATCGTGGCCGACTACCGCAAGAACTCTGAAGTTCTCGGCACATCTGTTCGTGCATTCCTCTCTTGTCTCGAAGACCAAACTAACGCCATGTCACTTTTCTCCCTTTGATATTTATTCATTCGTTTTCCGATGACCCCTATTGAATTGATTGCCTCCCCGTAAAAGTGGACTAAAGGAATTCCCATCGAAGTCGTCCCCTTTGCGTACGCCAAAGTCCTCACCAACCTCGCCCACATGGGCTCCCCACATGTTCTTCCCAACGGTCAGCCTGGTCTTAGCTTGCGTATGGGTAAGATGAAGGCTGGACCTGTGGTCAGCGATAATGGAAACTTTATCATTGATGCTCCCTTCGCTGAGGAATTGATGCGACAGCCTGAAGAGGTACGTGCTTCCCTTtggtctttttttttttcttccttgcctcCTGGACATACAGTTGACAAGAAACATTTCCGCCTTGTTGTTTCTTACTTTAGCTGTTGCACAAGATCAAAATGTTGACCGGTGTCGTCGAAGTCGGACTTTTCTGTGGCATGGCCAAGGCTGCGTACTTTGGTAACGAGGTGCGTCATTTTTTTACGTACATCAAACAGTAGCCTATCATAGGTCGTTCTCACTGTTTTGAAAAGACGAAAGAAGCTAATGTCAGACCCGGGGTGAATCTAGGATGGCTCCGTTACAATCCGTTCTGATGACGGTACCATTTCTCAGCTGTAAAAAGTCCCCCAAAGTCTATCATGTTATTTCATATGGTATATTATATGTGTTCAACGATGAATAGAGAAGAGTCAGCGCACTCATAAACAATGGTACAACGCCTAGTCTTGCTTTAGAACTGCTGCCCAGGGGTTAATTGCAAGGCTATCGCCGTGTATCTATCGACTCTTTGCTCGTCCGCCCATTGGATTGACCATGATGCCACTTGTTGGATGCAAGATACAAGGATATCGCTGGCACATATTATTGTAGCAGGACGAGTCATTTGTTTGCAATGCCCCATCTAAGCGTTATGCGGAtagggaaaaaaagagtaGTTTTCGTCTTACTTAAACTGGTATACTTTTGCCTGTTCGAATGAAACTATATAACGAACTATGCATACAACAAACAAGGATGCTCTATTAATGTGATCGTTTACGAAAAGTCGATCTTCCCCGATGAACAATTGAGACGCTCCCCCCTTTCTGCTCTCCCGTCTACCGCCTTTTTGGCATtttcccatcctcatcataGTCTACGCCGCAGTCCAATGTTTCATGCTTGGTCAACCTCTCGGTCGAGCACGCTTTCAATTTCGAGCATCACGTCACGCTTGACGTTATCGCTTACCATACCTGTGTCAAATGACAAGTCATTAGTCAATGGTGCACGAAGGATTTGATAACCGTGGACCTGCAGTAAAAGGTGCATGGTGATGTAGAATAGGAAGAAacgaaaaaagggggagagGGGAGAGGAATAAGCTCACCAGCTGCACTCTCGCTGATTTGTTTGACAAGGTTTTCGAGGTTTGGTACATCCTGAGCTCGAGCTTTTTCTGCTTGTACACACCGCGTCCGGCGGGGACATGGGTATATTGAAAAAAGTTGCGTTTCGGTTTGTACGCAATATGTGATAGGGTATGTCGCATTGAGGTATGATCATGGCATCATGTAATTGAAAAGGATTTTGAGACAAAAGTGTTGTTGAAAAAGTAGCAAGATGATTTGCAAGGGATGTCGGATCAGCTACCaatctttgccttttcaCCATCCCCTTTCTCACCTTTTGCAAGGTCCTTGAGATCATCAACCCATCCGCTCTCTTCTAAATGTGCTCTTAGTAGCTTTTGTATTCTAATGCAAAAAAATCAGCAATGTCCTCAGCCTTGCGTTCACAAAACATTTCGCATGAGAGAGAGGGGCGCCTAGCCCTGCATAATTTTTGAGCTTTCTTTTTTAGCTGTAACCTCGGCTTTTCCACGTGTGACATGCACCACTTGTCCGAGAGAATATGATGCAGGGAATGTCTCAAAAAAGACTGAGCTATGCAGGATATAACTTACCGCTCCCAATCGCCGGTTTCCAACATTCTCTGACGGATGGCGTTGATCGTAGCCTCATCGACTGTGACATCAACGTGGGACATGTTTTAACTGTAATGTCTGTTTTACTTTCAAGGCTTGGAAGTATATGGTCGTAGATTGGGGGGAGGCAGCGGCGGAATCtatgggagatggaaagacTTTCAAGATAAAATGATAAGAGTATGTATGTATGTGTACCATTGGATgccaacaacagcagcagcgacgAACGGATATCCGAATAAAGTCCATTTCTCGTGGTCCTGATGATGTCATCACTTTTAGCTCAccgatttttttttagtTTTAAATACTTttcgtttttttttttttagaATTGTCAGGTCCGTTGCCATGCCGCTACGACAGGATGTCTGCTGAGAACAGTAATTTTGCCACCACGTCATGAGGCGGTCGGCAAAGATACTGATTCTACTTTTATAGGTGCCAACCGTCGTCTAGCTATCCCCTCATGGACCATCAACACCCAACACGACTGCACACTTTCATCTTGATGACTTTCTCACGCGCCCATACCGTTCCCAGATACATGAGATCAACATTGTAGAAGAGCAGAAAGAGGGGTGTGCATAATTCCCGTAAGAACCATAAACCGTCATCCGTATGCAAAGGATGAGTACAGGGGTATCTATCAAGGTTTGCGGATTATTTTTtagtgatgatgaagaactGTGTGCCCCTTAAAATGGATTACACAAAGTTCTTGAAAGCGGACCAGCCAGCTGCAGCGGCTGTTCCAAGACCGGCGCCAACAAGAGCGGGTCGTAAGCCGGCTAAATAAAGATTAATTGAGCGCTGAAGAATGCATAAACGGGGATAGGCAGAGACGCACCAGTTGACTTGTAAATCGCTCCACTCAAACCCGCCGCAGCCATGGCATTAAGTACATCATGCTTCCCCCTGATGGCGTCaaaagaagagtttgagaTATTGTAGAAAATAGCTTTTTGTACGACATTAGAGGTAATAtcaaaagagaaagtgCAAGATTAACCCACCCAAAACACCAAGCGAATTGCCCATAAAACTTCCCCTTCTCGTACAACCGTTAAGAATACTGTTCAGCCGGAGCTTGAAGGAGGGGTTGTTTCCCAGCGGTCTTGACATTCCTTCTTTTAAGCCCCAGGTGCCACCGATAGCCAAACCTATTAACAGCGACCAAGTCAGCTTTTCGCCATGTCGATGTATAGCATACACCCAACGAACCAGAAAGATAAGTCGTCCCTGTGCCAACACAGAGATCATCCGTCCAGCCCCTGCTTGGCAAAACACTGGCCGCTCCTTCAAGGTCGTTCAacttttcttcatcgagCTGTAAAAAATCTAGGTTTTCACTCAATCCAGCCAATGGGTGGAGTCTAGCGGGATCGAACGCGGATCCAAATGCATCAAGGGCTGTTGGGGCGGGTGCGGTGGGAGCGGGTGCGGGAGCGGACTGGGAAGGAGGATcggggatgaaggaggacCCCTGGGCTTCCGGCTGGGAAGGGACGACGTTTGATCTGAAGGTTGTGGAACTGAACAGCTCAGCGGAGGCCGAGGATTCTTGAGGGGCGGGGTCAGAGCTTCCGAAGAGACCGAAGATAGCCATTGTGGTTATAGAGTTGGTTAAAGTACAAAGTTGAAATGGACAGTAGTGGAGGACATGGAATGAATCGAAAGAAGTAGCAATTCATCCCGCCGTTTTTCGCCCAATTTCTCCAGCTCCGTGTCACGTGatctctccacctcctcgtccaccaTCTCGTCCCAAAATTGCATCGATGGTCTCTGGTCACTCCATTTGTATCCCACAACACCATG
The genomic region above belongs to Cryptococcus neoformans var. neoformans JEC21 chromosome 4 sequence and contains:
- a CDS encoding ribose-5-phosphate isomerase, putative produces the protein MPSPAVDLLKQKTASLPNAPISVVAANTFVPPTQPVTAGNQLPTSVPLPVLPAVEAAKRLAAYAAVDRHIAHEHKVIGIGSGSTVPYVVDRILAQGFEANKDRVFLPTGFQSKELIVKAGLTLGDVDQYARIDVTIDGADEVDNELNSIKGGGACQLREKVLAEAADTWIIVADYRKNSEVLGTSWTKGIPIEVVPFAYAKVLTNLAHMGSPHVLPNGQPGLSLRMGKMKAGPVVSDNGNFIIDAPFAEELMRQPEELLHKIKMLTGVVEVGLFCGMAKAAYFGNEDGSVTIRSDDGTISQL
- a CDS encoding mitochondrial import inner membrane translocase subunit tim23, putative encodes the protein MAIFGLFGSSDPAPQESSASAELFSSTTFRSNVVPSQPEAQGSSFIPDPPSQSAPAPAPTAPAPTALDAFGSAFDPARLHPLAGLSENLDFLQLDEEKLNDLEGAASVLPSRGWTDDLCVGTGTTYLSGLAIGGTWGLKEGMSRPLGNNPSFKLRLNSILNGCTRRGSFMGNSLGVLAIFYNISNSSFDAIRGKHDVLNAMAAAGLSGAIYKSTAGLRPALVGAGLGTAAAAGWSAFKNFV
- a CDS encoding expressed protein → MSHVDVTVDEATINAIRQRMLETGDWERIQKLLRAHLEESGWVDDLKDLAKEKARAQDVPNLENLVKQISESAAGMVSDNVKRDVMLEIESVLDREVDQA